In a genomic window of Muntiacus reevesi chromosome 1, mMunRee1.1, whole genome shotgun sequence:
- the C1QTNF2 gene encoding complement C1q tumor necrosis factor-related protein 2, with translation MLPWVLLACALPCAADPLLAAFARRDFQKGSPQLICSMPGPQGPPGPPGAPGPSGMVGRMGFPGKDGQDGQDGDRGESGEEGSPGRTGNRGKPGPKGKAGAIGRAGPRGPKGISGAPGRHGTPGRKGPKGKKGEPGLPGPCSCGSSHAKSAFSVAVTKSYPRERLPIKFDKILMNEGGHYNASSGKFVCSVPGIYYFTYDITLANKHLAIGLVHNGQYRIRTFDANTGNHDVASGSTILALRQGDEVWLQIFYSEQNGLFYDPYWTDSLFTGFLIYADQDSPSEV, from the exons ATGCTCCCCTGGGTGCTGCTGGCCTGCGCCCTTCCTTGTGCGGCCGACCCACTGCTGGCTGCCTTCGCCCGCAGAGACTTCCAGAAGGGTTCCCCTCAACTCatctgcagcatgcctggccccCAGGGTCCACCCGGCCCCCCAGGAGCCCCAGGGCCCTCAGGAATGGTGGGAAgaatgggctttccaggcaaAGATGGCCAGGATGGCCAGGACGGGGACCGAGGAGAGAGCGGAGAGGAAG GCTCACCTGGCCGGACAGGTAATCGTGGGAAGCCAGGCCCGAAGGGCAAAGCCGGGGCCATTGGGCGGGCCGGCCCACGTGGCCCCAAAGGGATCAGCGGTGCCCCGGGCAGGCACGGGACACCCGGCAGGAAGGGGCCCAAGGGCAAGAAGGGGGAGCCGGGCCTCCCGGGGCCCTGCAGCTGCGGCAGCAGCCACGCCAAGTCGGCCTTCTCCGTGGCGGTGACCAAGAGCTATCCGCGGGAGCGGCTGCCCATCAAATTCGACAAGATACTGATGAACGAGGGCGGACACTACAACGCTTCCAGTGGCAAGTTCGTCTGCAGCGTGCCGGGCATCTACTACTTCACCTACGACATCACGCTGGCCAACAAGCACCTGGCCATTGGCCTGGTGCACAACGGCCAGTATCGCATCCGGACCTTCGACGCCAACACAGGCAACCACGACGTGGCCTCGGGCTCCACCATCCTGGCGCTCAGGCAGGGGGACGAGGTCTGGCTGCAGATCTTCTACTCTGAGCAGAACGGGCTCTTCTACGACCCATACTGGACCGACAGCCTCTTCACGGGCTTCCTTATCTACGCTGATCAGGACAGCCCCAGTGAGGTGTAG